Proteins encoded by one window of Engraulis encrasicolus isolate BLACKSEA-1 chromosome 21, IST_EnEncr_1.0, whole genome shotgun sequence:
- the LOC134437488 gene encoding glycoprotein hormones alpha chain-like: MPMMIGPVKSCVASCMLLLMLAHIGDFYPNTNMAKSCTCHLEKNIIHSQPDAPIYQCTGCCFSRSYPTPPHSKEHMHVEKNITSEATCCVAKGYKTVKIDDYEVNNHTDCHCSTCHHHKV, translated from the exons ATGCCCATGATGATTGGTCCTGTAAAGTCGTGTGTGGCATCCTGCATGCTGCTACTGATGCTTGCTCACATAGGTGACTTTTATCCCAACACCAATATGGCAA AGAGTTGTACTTGTCATCTGGAAAAGAACATCATCCACTCCCAGCCGGATGCTCCAATCTACCAATGCACCGGGTGCTGCTTCTCAAGATCCTACCCTACACCTCCGCACTCCAAGGAACACAT gcACGTCGAAAAAAACATCACCTCAGAGGCAACATGCTGCGTGGCAAAGGGGTATAAAACG GTGAAGATCGATGATTATGAAGTGAATAATCACACAGATTGCCACTGCAGCACGTGCCACCATCACAAGGTTTAA